A region of the Corticium candelabrum chromosome 4, ooCorCand1.1, whole genome shotgun sequence genome:
ttaattaattaatcatagaATCTAATCATTATTTTTTCATTAGTTTTGCAAGTTTTAGTAATATTCATTGTTCATCTTGTATCTTACTGGTTAGGATTCTCTCGGTGGAAATGCAAAAACCTTTGTGATTGCAAACGTTCATCCTGGAGCAAGGTAATCAATTCTTCATCTCCATCAATTCTTCATCTCCATCAATCTGTTTTGATCTTTTACGTATTGGTAATCTTTTATAGATGCTTCGGTGAAACACTTTCAACCCTAAATTTTGCAAAAAGAGCTAAACAGATCAAGAACAAAGTACGTGATCTGATGGAAATAGATCAGCATGTTTCTATGTGACTGATTTATACCACAATTGCTGTGAGAAACAGCTGAAACGTTGTCTGCACTTGTCTACCCACAGTGTAGTATTTTGAGTTTCTTTATCTACTCACTTATTGCATTAAACTGGGAAACAGACAATTTTTGTTTAGGCTCTTCtctttgttgtgtgtttgtttacttgtgtgtttacttgcatgtttacttgtttgtttgtttgtttgtttgtttgtctgtttgtttacttgtttgtttgtgtgtttgtctgtgtttatttgtttacttgtttgtttgttttgtgtgtttacttgtgtgtttgtttgtctgtttgtctgtttttattagtctacttgtttgtgtacttgtttgtgtgtttacttgtgtgtttacttgttagtttgtttgtgtttgttaacttgtttgtttgtgtgcttgttaacttgtttgtttgtgtgtttgttaacttgtttgtttgtttgtgtgtttgtgtgcttatttgtctgtctgttttatttgttggtgtttgtctACAACCTGTAACTTAATTCTGTGAAGGCGACGGTAAACGAGGACACAATGGGCAACATTGCCCAGTTGCAGATGGAGGTGCGTCGGCTGCGAGAGCAATTGTCACAAATCAAAGGTTTTATCAAATATCTTCAACTCTCACATCAATTGACATTctctcttcttcctcttctgtcAGGAGGATTAGCACCAATCACCACCATTCAGTCTGCATCATCAAGATGTAAGCTACTACTgcattattgttgtttgttacatATTTGATGTTTGCGGCATTGTCCTAGTGGCTTCAGAGCGAGATGTGAAAGAAAAAGAGGAGCTGAAGGAAATGCTCAAATCGGCAATCTATGGGAAAGACAAGGCAGAGCAAGATAGGAAGGtatcggtgtgtgtgtgtgtgtgtgtgtgtgtgtgtgtgtgtgtgtgtgtgtgtgtgtgtgtgtgtgtgtgtgtgtgtgtgcagtgctcAAAATTAGTTTTCAAAGTTAGTCGGCCGTATGGCCAGTAATGCCAGAAGTTAGCCggtcattcaaattttttaccggtcgtctaatttaattagtaatcaaaagcagttagtaatcaaaaattagtaatctctaatttaattagcaatcATAAACCAAGAAACAAGAGTCAGTTGAATACACATATTACTAAGGAAGTAGGCATTAGTTTACAACATGAAAGCACCTAAAATTGCAGTAACTAACAAAACATAGCAAACTGTGAACTGCTTTCCTTTATAATGTTACAGTTTtacatcaaattaagcaatttACTCTAACACCACACTATAAGCATATTTGTTCGAACATAACTAGTTACTACAGATCTGAGATGCTATtctgacatcatgcaagttGTGCTAGTGCATGTgacgatgcaagttgtggtagtgtgacgatgcaagttgtggtacTGTGACCATATTTCACTCATCATTCAAGATCCAAGAGTCCCAATCATCCAGAGATACCGACTGCTCTGCCTCACATATTGTTTCAGTTGCCTCATTGATCGCTGAagtgtcttcttgttgatGAATGGTCTCGCTGctgcattcaatttttatttttgggGGATGACTTTCATGACGAGTTCTTGAACAGTCTGACCACCATAACTGTACAGCAGCGCTTGAATCAAAATTTTCAAGTTCAGTTCCCTCAACACTGACCTCTAGCAGATAACGTCTCCTGACTAAGACTTGTTCTACGATCAGTTTTAATAAGTTTTAAGCGGGAGAAAAGGCGTTCTACTTTTGCAGTACTAAACGGTAAGCTGAAAAGGAGCTGTGCAATAGCAACTAAATTCCTAAATTGCGTGCAGTCAGGTCCAAACGCCAAGCGGTACCAAACATGTTGATACCCATCTCTGTCCACTCGAAGATATTGATGTGCATAGTCAAGCATCTCCTTGGCTTCTTCCTGAATTGCTGCTAGATCAGTAGCCTTGGCCTCGAGAGGAGCTCGGAAATTCTCAACTAGCATTGAAACAGCCTCTGTAAGCTGATGAGAGAAAGACTCATCGGTTTTGTGTGAGTACCAGGCTTGTGTGTCCAAGAAAACCATAATAGCCCTCATAAGTTTTGTGTCTGACCATGAAAGTCTTTCCTTCAATTCATCATCCAATCTTCTCAGATCACTTAAAGCTTGCTGTCTGCAGCTgttcacaacaacatcattgaaGTGATGTAATTCAATTCCTTGATACGTCATTTTGCCATCTGCACTTTCTATTAGATTGTCCATGACACGTCTGCTTGCAAACCAATTGGTTAAGGGAGTTTCTTTCAACTGTTCCATGGCTCGGTGACTTTTGAGTACTGATTGAATTGCCTTAATGATATCAAGATCATCTTCCTGTAAAGACAAGCTCAGACTAGCGGCGGGATCTAAAATATCTATGTAATGGGCACAGGACAGAATTATTTTTGCATGAGTCCACTTTGTCAAATAACCTTTTAGACGCTGCCGATCAGGGCTTCTAAGACTAGCATCTTCACAGAGGCTTGCTAGGTGGTTCATGTAAGCCCCATACCTATCGAGAACTCTGTGGAGTGCTCTTCGCTTATGAACAATCCATCTGCTTCCTGATGCTCTCACTGGTAGGTTGCCACCCCTTGGAAAATTGTATACTTCTTTCAAATCGTTCACAATAGCCCTCAGTTCCCTACATTTCTTGGGAGACTTGTTGTAAAGATAATAGATCCTAAGAAGCATTTCATCTATTTCTTTAAATACTGGATTGGAGAGAGCGTCTCTGCTTGCCAGTTCTAGTCGATGGGCAAAACACCACATCCAGAAAATCCATGGCAGAACATTCTGAACTTTTGCTTTTAGTCCACGTATCTCTGAGATGTTTACAGCAGCACCATCAGTTCCCACACCAACAAGAATTGGCAAATTTTTGACTTGCAGCACATTTTCTGGATTCATCAAATCTCTTATACCCATATCTTTCAGAGCTTCTTGTAGGCAATCGAAGAGTCCAGCAGAATCAGCCTTAGACGGTTCCAGTACTTTGAAGTATCGACTTCGAGTTATTAGCTTTTCAGAGGTGTGATCACTCTCAGAATAGATGATTGCAAACAACTCATTCTCCACTTTTCCTTTGTCAGCTGAACTATCCATCAAGATGCTGAAGAAAGGTGCTGccactgtttgtttgaaatgCTGTCGCTGACTTTCAGCAATATAATGCACAAAGTGACTAGCTGCTACATCAGTTGAATATGCCTCTCCCAGCTCAACACCATGTCGTTTTTCAAGAgcacagatagatggatattTTACGAATGGAAAGTTTTCTTTTGCCAGAAAATAAcatatttcaaatttcttcatcatccttGCTTTGGTCTCCGGCTTCATCTTAAAACTTCTGGCAATCTCACTGTAATCCGTCACTggctctctcctctctcttgctgtttcttttcGCTTGTAGGACATTGCAGCTTGATGCTGAGCACTCCCAGCATGATCAATGACATTGTTGGTTCTGTGATTTCTTGACCCATCAATCCACGTTCTGGAGAAATGCTTAGTGCCACATACCTTAGATTGGTATGTTCGACACACCTCACACCACAAAATATCAACCATTGAAGGATTAtctttcatcacttcacatTTAAGCCATGACATAGTTTGATAATCAGCTTCATGGCTTCTTTTCCACCCCATAAATGTTTCTTTTGATTATGACGTCTGCATGTGGTTGATGACACATTTTGACGTACTGGTGTTTTTGCAAGCTCTGGAATGGTTGTAATCGGATGACTATTTGTAATCTCCCTTTGGTCtttctgtacatgtttgttcttgttactTAATAACCAGGAATCAAGAGTTTGCTTGATCTTGGAAGACTTGCTTTCAGAACCCTTTGGCTTAGTAGCAGTGGCAGCCATAGCACGTTGAGTTGTGCGAGAAGCATTGCCATATGCCGGTTTGTCACCATTTTGACTTTCTTGGGCTGCAGTGTGGTGTGAGTCAACAGGTATGCCAGAATCTTCATGCATAGTTTCTACTGTAATATCCATGTTCGAAGGTATTGCACAAACCCTTGGGCTCTTAGGTTGGAATCCAGACAATGACCATGACTTTGGTTCAATTCTCTTTGACTTTCTTGATTTTCTAAGGGTtttcattacaacaaattcacTGGCATTCTCATCATCACTGAAGCCAAAGGTAGATTCAAGTTTGTCAGAGTCAGACTCATCACAGCAATCAGAGGCAGGAATGTCACTTTCGGCATGGTAACTGAGATTAGTGGCTGATCTGGGTAGCAAAGGCACAAAGTGATTGAGTTGAACATTTCCCTTAAGAGTTGCTGGCTGAGTTGTGCTAGACCACATGATATGAATATCATTATTTTGACTTGTTGCAGATTCCAAAGGTTGTACAATGGTATTCATAAAGGGGCGGATACGTTGGTTAACCTCAGGGTAGTGCATGTTGATGGAACAACcaattgctgcagctgcaccatagaCTTGCACCATCCCACACCAACTTCCAAATTTCTTTGTCTCATTGCCCTCCTTCACCACAGCTAAAGCTAGGCTGTCCTCAGTGCCCTTTCCCACTTCCTTTGCGGCTTTGAACACGCTGTAACTCTCATCAGAAAGAAACGTGGCAATGAGTGAAGAAGGATTCACACCTGGACAAGACGAAGATTTTTCAATCAAAGCAGCTGCAATTGCCTGTGGCTTGTTGCAGAGCTGTTCTGCAACTTGCTGACGGAGTTGCTTGTGATTTTCTTCCTTTCCTGTCAAGGACATTGCAACAGCCCGAAAAAAGCAATTGCCATCAGctcccacacacacaggcttATGGGTCACCGGAGCATCATTTGGGTAAAGAAACTGCGCAACTGGGTCCAGAGACATAACGCTCTAACAATGAATTGAAAGGCAAAAAGCAACGCGGAAGTTTCAACAGATGTTAGTATACCATAATTAACGTCATTAAGTACTCATGTTCCATGTACCATAGCAAATCTTTACACAGCATGACCActtaactgattgtatcataatTCACGAGAGATGTTATGGCATTTCATAGTAACACAACAATAGCTAAACGGTCCTCTCACAAGACTTAGATAAACATGCAGGGCTGTCCCTCTCATGAAAACATGATTGAGGCCTGACAAATAAGGTAAAAGTTGGGCGGTGCTATAGATTGTAGAGTACAAATTCTGAGgccaacacatgaacagagacTAAATAGATGGTGCTAAATGATGTACATagctaacatataatatcacATAGCTATGTAGACTAGCTATACACTTAATTGGCTCTTCATAGAGCTGGGATAGCTCTTCTCATCACTAATTAATGACCTACAAAAGTTGACCGGTCACCTTGACCGGTAATTAGCAACTATCACCGGTCATTATCCAAATATGATCGGCCATTGACCGATGACCGGCAGTAATTTTgagcactgtgtgtgtgtgtttctgtgtctgtgtttgtctgtctgtctgtctgtctgtctgtttgtctgtctgtgtgcatgcatgtgtgtgtgtgtgtgtgtgtgtgtgtgtgtgtgtgtgtgtgtgtgtgtgtgtgtgtgtgtgttgtgcgtgtgtgtgtttgtgtgtgtgtgtgtgtgtgtgtgtgtgtgtgtgtgtgtgtgtgtgtgtgtgtgtgtccaaccATTTTTGTTGATCTATGTCTCACAAAGTATTTGTCTTTGTGCCAACGTGTATCTGAGAGTTTCTATTATGTTTGCCTTGCAGCTTCAAGAAGAAAGAGCAACAAAGTTGATGGAACTGTGCAACAGGAAAGACAAGTTTATGCAGGTGAATTGGCCAATCACTTGTTTATCACTTGCATTGTCATGATCTTGATTTGTCTTCATCTTCTGTGTATATAGTCAAGCAAGATGATTCTCAAACTTCGAGAGGCTCATATCAGTGATTTACGGAAAGCATTAAAAGAAGCCGGAAGTTTGGACATTGAAAATGAAACGATTGTTAGAGTTGATATTTGCTCATTTGCttgactgtgtgtttgtcattttgtttgtgtgtgtgtgtgtgtgtgtgtgtgtgtgtgtgtgtgtgtgtgtgtgtgtgtgtgtgtgtgtgtgtgtgtgcatcagtgtgtgcgtgcgcatgtgtgtgtgtgtgtgtgtgtgtgtgtgtgtgtgtgtgtgtgtgtgtgtgtgtgtgtgtgtgcgtgcatgcatgcatgtgtgtgcatgtgcgtgtgtgtgtgtgtgtgtgtgtgtgtgtgtgtgtgtgtgtgtgtgtgtgtgtgtgtgtgtgtgtctagtaTGATTGTATGTcagttgtgtctgtctgtttataaaGCTTTGTCATAGAAAATGTTGCGAAGCCAAGTCACCGAACTAGAAAAGAAAGTTGATCACCATCCTGATGTTGGGAAATTATCACTTCTGAACGAACAGCTGAGATGTCAGTCATACTGAGATGGGAATCATCACTCTTTttcaatactgtatattactactcattgtttaattaacagctGAGTTGAAGCAGTTACGAGGCCATGGATCGGAGGATTTAACAAGTGAACTGACGAAGGCTCATCGCTACACACTTCAACTGGAGAGACAGCTGTCAAACTATATGGAAGGTTTATGTTACCTGCAAGTTATCGTCTGTTAGTCTTGCTGGCCTggttgcctgcctgcctatctgTTCGTCGGTTTCTTTGTTGGTCTGTGTTAGAGTGTGTTCACACCGagcctaatcatgattagtttggTGTTAGTGCACTAAGGCCACTCGTTCACACtggtcctaatcatgattagtgtaacgccattctaatGCGTAAAGAGTAGTAgtacaaccacattagtggcATTAGTGGTTGCATGTGACTTTGGCACATGAGGTAGTATACAGAAAAGCATGccgccgatgtttctgatgtggtgctgtatgtttaaacgtacaaacgcagcaacaacatggtgATGTATACAGAAGCGCAGGCAGATGTCTAGTACATGCAtgcctgtacatgtgacaacttcctgcaaTCCCTGACGGAGCtaccagagaaagcaaactaaatgtttctcTCTTCAagacctaaagcaatggattcgtcaagacaattcacgcaaattcttgccggatatgacggatgaaaactgtcgaggctaatGACAGTCAGGTGCTCAcatgacttactaatcataggTAGCGGTGTGAACGTGCTTGCACTAATGTTGGcttaatcatagttagtccagatgtggGTGTGAACACGCTTTTAGCCAGACCCTCAATGATGGGGATAACGGGGTCGGCCATcaaattgcatgcatgtgtgttatAATGTTTCTGCAGGCTGTTTAATAAGGTCATATTCAACTTACTCTAGACACTTTTATTTGTCAGGAAATGAAGTGAACAGTAGAGTGACGGCATCTCTGTGTTGTGATCACATCACGGAGTTGGAAAAAGCAAAAAACACAATTGGTCAGCTTGAAAAAAAACTAGAAAAGGCAACAAATAGAGAGCCAATGTGTGAACAACTGAATAGTTGAACGATTCATTTTGTCTCAGGTGACTCAGAACCATGCGAACGTCGAGGAGAGAGCAAGGAAAAAGCAACTGGAAACAGACGGAGAGGTTGTTGCACTGCGGCAGACTAATGCTGAACTGGAGGTGTGCTTAGTAGCAAATTGTGTCCTTTGTGTGTCTTACGCgttcttgcttgcttgtttactAACCTGCCTGTCTACATGGTCGTTTTTGTTATGTCTGTATGAAACAGTGAAGTGTTTCTATTTTTCAGGAGACTGTTAAAGCTCTCAAgttacatgtacatacaataAAGGTATGTCTGTGCACGTACGTGTATCACCTCTTTAGGAAAACTGTTGGAGCATTGTGATGAACAAATGAGCATTAGTGTATAgtacacagtcacacacacacacacacacacacacacacacacacacacacacacacacacacacacacacacacacacacacacagccactcGATATTCCAGTTGCATGTTAATCATGCCTATATTTCTGTCTCTGTAAACTGTCTGAGCAAAGGAGACAATTGTCACATCGACATACTGTGTTTATTCTTCTTGAATATCTGAGTGTCACAACTTGTATAGACTTTTACGTAGTTGTAGGATTGTTACTGTGCATTCTGTTTTATATTTTGATGTGCTCTTGTTGTGTAAGAAACAGTGAAGCTGTAATGTATTGTTTTATTTGCCGTAGCTGTTGACTCCTGCGAAAGGGACTCCCAGATGTCGGCTCTCAGATTCTCCCGTCTCTACTTCTCCATCTGCTATGATTGTTTCAGAGCTTCCTCCTGAAGAATTGGAGTATGAACTTCCTGTTCTTCCTGAAGAGAGAAGTGATGCCATGGATTCTAAGGAGACACTGAGAGAAGAGTTGTCTGCATTAGAAGACGAGAAGTGTCAACTTGAAAGTCGGATTCAGGAGAAGGAAACAATTATGAGAAAGATGAAAGAAGAGAATACACAACTAAGACATCAATTGTCTGAAACAGAACAGGTTAGACAATTTGATGCCTGTGGacaacagtcaaacagacaaactgattgaCAGAAACAGATGGTGGAAAAAAGGTGAACAAAAGGTGAACTAACAGAAGGACATCGCTCATCAgttcaacacacaaacacaatccACTACACAAAACGTTGAATGTGTTGTGCTCTCTTGCAGCTCGTTGACTGCGAACGTGTCGGACACAAGTCAATTCTAAAGGAAATAAACACAGAACTCCAAATAGTTAAGAACGAAAAAGACAAAtcagaaagagacagagatTGTAAGCTGCTCAGAGACAACTACAGCATCTCATCACATTGATTATGTATCTTGCATAGCTCTCAGAGAGAAGGTAGATGAACTGCAGGCAATCGTCTCATCAGTAGACAAGCAACTAAATGAAACAAAGCGAACAATTTATAAACAAAAGTCAGTTGATGCTAACAATCTGTCTAAGGTTGAGGCAGAGGTAAACACGTCagattttattatttgtgtAGTTGTGGCATATTTCTAATCAGTTTTGTTCTTTCAGGTGGTACGGCTTCAAGTTGAGCTGACAAGCAACATTATGCAATGTGAGAGGGCAGTAGAAGAGAGAGATGTACTGCAGGTCAGTGAAGATTCTTCAGAGTCATAGTGACACATTTCTTGATTTTATCAGTTTTTGCTTGCTTGattttccatctgtctgtctgtctgtctgcctgcctgtctgttcatctgtctgtctgtctgtctgtctgtctgtctttcagaCTTTACTTATTTGTACATTGATCTGAGTATGCATGAGCAAATCTATGAACTACTGAGTTCATCATATGTAATGTACCTAAACTAGTCTATCTTGTGTTGGCTTTGTAAGTTTTCTACAGGAGTCAAACAATCTGTCATATGAAAGAACATTCTAAAACTTTATCTAAATTTAGGCTGAGATTGAAACAACCCAACAAGAAGCTGCATTCTATGCTGACAGATCAGAAGAACTAGAGCAGCATCTCCAACGAAGGGAAGAACAAATGGAAGAGCTGAAACGTGAAATTAATGTAAGAATGTCAACCGTTTATGCTTTCCCACATACTCAGCTTATTCTCTCGCTTTTATAGCTGTTGAAGGAGAAACTCGATTTAGAGGCAGAACAGACCAGTCGATTGCTAGCCCAACTGAAAGAAGGCAGTGCAGACAAGGAACGCGAACTACTGCAAGCAGTTGAGGAGAATGCTTGCTTGAAATCAGAACTCTCCGATTTCAATGGAAGAAACGAACAACAGGTCATAATACAACGCTTGAATCTATGCATACAGCAGTGTTTGGCAACGTGTATCTAACATTTTGTATGATGCTCGACTTTATGCTTTCTTTACAACATTAGTcttttgtgtacatgtacatgctcATTATGTGTGACACATATACAAGCGCTGACGTCTGTACAGGTAAAACCATTATCAAACCAACTCAACCCCAACCCCATGAAACCATTCTGAGTATTCAGTCTGTGTTTCTTTCTCTCTgcttttatctgtttgttcattgactaCACTGGTGCAGACACTGGGTTGGTGGGACAAGCCACACACTTGCAATAAAGCAAATAACAAAGGAATGCCATAAAAGCCAAAGCCTGAAAGCAATTTGATTTGGAATTTATTCCTTTTAGTTTTGTTGTCGAAACTTGTCAATATCATTTGGTGATAATGTGCATGTTGTATGCACCTGCAGCACGCAGTAGGGATGCTTGTGTAATGAGATGTCATGCATGTTGCTTTGCTGTACTATTAATAACACCAAAGACAGTGCTGACCCCTACCATCTACGTCTGTATTTATGGAATGTATTTAGTCATAGTCTTTTTTCCTTTAGGGAAGTATAGTATTTCCTTACACAGAGACCATCTGACTGGATTTCTAATGAAGCCTGACCAGACTTAAATTGCCTGCAAAGTTTTAGCATTTTTGTTGATGCTGATGTGTAGGAGTTATGCATTGAGTAACTGATTGCCTCTCCTGTTTGTTTGAAATTCCAAGACAAGAATAGCTTATTTCCCATGCTTTTCATACCCTATCATACTGTGCTACTTGTTGATGTATTTCAGTCTATGACTATTCATGACCTACTAGTGTAAGACCACCTTGTAGTGAGTGACTAGCTAGAGTGTTGGTATCAGAAGTGGTGTAGATGTCAGCGTTGCTTGTATGTCTAAACCATGATGTGGGCCCTTATCACATCAATCAATGTGCCATCTGTTTGGTCCTACACCATGCATTAGTGTTGGAAttggctgtctgtgtgtttacacATGTTTTGGTATTGTTGTAGATTGTTACTGTATTACAGTGGTTTCTGCATTTGTCATTTTTTTCTATTAACATTGAACAGTCTCCATTAGGGGTGTCACTCCATGTGATTACTTTCCATGATAACTTGTATTCAAGCAGAAACAAATCGTCAGGTGGTCTGACACCCAATGGTTTAGTTGTATTTGTGAGCATAGGTTAAACCATTTGTAAACTGTTGATGTTACATCTAGGATGTTAGACCTATGATATTACATTAGCGAATAAAGGTCTGTACCCATCTGCACCATTTGGTACCTTTACATTCTTGAAATGAAAGGAAACGATTTGAAGAATGTTGTCTTTGAACTTGTTTTTACGATACCACTAAAGTCTGTCCACGCTGACTTCTCCCTCAGTAAATCCTTAATAACTTTTGACAGCAAGGTCCTAGAGACGCGCTAAACACTTCATTTTAGAGTTCTTTGGGGCGTGCATTGCAGATGAACTTCTGCCAACCTTGTTATGCAAATTGTTACCTACAGTAGTTACTCTAACCAATAGACAGCCTTCAATTGAAAGACATATCCTTTCCTTATGCTAATAACTAATTGCTCATTGGATAAACGCTGGGAACATCTGCCCATGCAAGAACCACACAAGCTGGGGGAGGGAGAAGTCAGAGTGGACAGACTTTAGTACAGAGGCACATC
Encoded here:
- the LOC134177916 gene encoding uncharacterized protein LOC134177916, which gives rise to MSLDPVAQFLYPNDAPVTHKPVCVGADGNCFFRAVAMSLTGKEENHKQLRQQVAEQLCNKPQAIAAALIEKSSSCPGVNPSSLIATFLSDESYSVFKAAKEVGKGTEDSLALAVVKEGNETKKFGSWCGMVQVYGAAAAIGCSINMHYPEVNQRIRPFMNTIVQPLESATSQNNDIHIMWSSTTQPATLKGNVQLNHFVPLLPRSATNLSYHAESDIPASDCCDESDSDKLESTFGFSDDENASEFVVMKTLRKSRKSKRIEPKSWSLSGFQPKSPRVCAIPSNMDITVETMHEDSGIPVDSHHTAAQESQNGDKPAYGNASRTTQRAMAATATKPKGSEKRPKGDYK
- the LOC134178697 gene encoding uncharacterized protein LOC134178697; its protein translation is MGWKRSHEADYQTMSWLKCEVMKDNPSMVDILWCEVCRTYQSKVCGTKHFSRTWIDGSRNHRTNNVIDHAGSAQHQAAMSYKRKETARERREPVTDYSEIARSFKMKPETKARMMKKFEICYFLAKENFPFVKYPSICALEKRHGVELGEAYSTDVAASHFVHYIAESQRQHFKQTVAAPFFSILMDSSADKGKVENELFAIIYSESDHTSEKLITRSRYFKVLEPSKADSAGLFDCLQEALKDMGIRDLMNPENVLQVKNLPILVGVGTDGAAVNISEIRGLKAKVQNVLPWIFWMWCFAHRLELASRDALSNPVFKEIDEMLLRIYYLYNKSPKKCRELRAIVNDLKEVYNFPRGGNLPVRASGSRWIVHKRRALHRVLDRYGAYMNHLASLCEDASLRSPDRQRLKGYLTKWTHAKIILSCAHYIDILDPAASLSLSLQEDDLDIIKAIQSVLKSHRAMEQLKETPLTNWFASRRVMDNLIESADGKMTYQGIELHHFNDVVVNSCRQQALSDLRRLDDELKERLSWSDTKLMRAIMVFLDTQAWYSHKTDESFSHQLTEAVSMLVENFRAPLEAKATDLAAIQEEAKEMLDYAHQYLRVDRDGYQHVWYRLAFGPDCTQFRNLVAIAQLLFSLPFSTAKVERLFSRLKLIKTDRRTSLSQETLSARGQC